CTCCGTCCTATTAATAGTACGTAAAGTCACGTTTTAACGATCACATATCATTAtttttgacaaaattaataactgaCAGACATTCAGTGTGTAACCAATAATTTGTAGACACTGAAATGAAACAAAATTGTGTCTAGTagctaatgaaagcaccgcgggtgctgatgcacCTCGtagatgtgtcaaagctatacataacataaagctactagctatattGTCCACACAGGTATCTATAATCATAATGTTCTTATGgtaattttactgcatgctaaTCACAGTGAAACTTGAAGAGTGGGAAATAATCGACCCATGGTTtatgctaaaaaggatgccaagaGTAGAaattctaaaattaatggttgctGCATCAGTACAAAAGTGTCTGGAGCACTTACTTGTTCTTGTACATGAACATCTACTCCACTGTCAATGAGTTGCTGCACTATCTTGAGATGACCTTCACGACTAGCCCAGTAGAGAGCAGTAGCACCTTCCTGTTAACCAGTGCAGTGTATTGGTAATAGTTGGCAATTATATTTTTCGCTACAGCGTGTGACAAATAGttggtataatattataggcacTGAAAACATCATTAATCTCGGTACTCCGAGAAACATAATGATGCTATACCCTTGCTAGCTACACGTACAAACAACATATATACCCATTACCACAACGCTCCTTGGAGTGTGAGCCGGACCGACTGATGACTGTTAATTATAGGGTTAGGCATCCCCTCTAATTAACTAGAGGAATGCAACCCCGCTGGTTAAATAACAACTAGGcatttctaataattataattattgctcccCTAATTAAGTAATTGGAGGTAAAGACGTGGCCTAGCCACCAGTCATAGCCCATCGACGAAAGTCCTACTCCCAAGGAATTGAAGCATGAACACATCAAGTGAGCGCTATGGCACGAAGTAAAGATGCTGGGGAGGATTGACAAATTGTCCAACCCCTGCATTAGCCtgctgcataataattattgattgagGCAAAGTAATAGCAAGATCAGTGTCAGCAGAGAGTTGTACAATAGTAAGGTCCTCGACCGAGCGGATCCTGGCGCTATGACCAGCGTAATGTAAGCCCCTCAGGAAAGTGCATTACGAAACTGTGAGGGCAAATCGAGTACAGGGCAATGTGTGCTTACCGCGTGATTCCATGTCAGAGTGGAATTCGCTACTGATGCATGTGTCGCTGTAtagagcagtacattatagagcagcctcagcagggcagtatattacagagcagtacattatagagcagcctcagcagggcagtatattacagagcagtacattatagagcaGCCTCAGCAGGgcagtacattatagagcagagcagagcagtacattatagagcGCAGTATATTATAGAACAGAAtattatagagcagagcaGAGCAGTATATAGTACAAGCCGTGGGCACAGGGCAGGGGGCAGAATATTATAGAGCGGTCTAtattatagagcagagcaGTATATTATAAGCCGTATAGGCAACGGGCAGGGCAGGGCATTAGGGAGCATAACAATAGATGGCATAGGCCATGCATTAATAGAAGCAAATAATAATGGCGTACAGGGCACACAGGCAGGGCATATGGCATAAGCAATAGCAAAGCATTATGCAGGTGCACAAGTATAATGAAGCAAATGAAAATTCATTTTGCTACACCCTCCTAGTAAGCGAACTATAGGCACAACTCAAGAACCCACCATGCCACAAACCAAAATCCTGGAAACATGACCAGGGGCCCACAGAGAATCTCCAGTTGCACTTGCATGAGCAACTGTAGCAGTATACACACAGGTGCACTACCAACTACCTCgctgcgcaccgaggcataataattagggCAAGGCAGGGCGTACGATAGGGCAATGGTAGGGGCATAGCAAGCTGGGGATGGTATTTAGTACTGCATGTATCATCTATGCTAAAATGATGTTCAAAATAATTTATACCGGGTATGTATCATAGaaattgggtgtggtttaactaccataaactctGCATTCCTCAtgaactcccttgccttgagagCGTACTGTACTACCAGCCCAAAAGAAGCTAGATACTTGTTGCCAAGGGCATGCATGACAGAAGGGTGGGGTacaacatgcagctatataagGAATGGTGTGAATTGATCAACTGtgattataccacacttacgtcaccacaaattgatctcattggtcaacagctgtaggatatatagaatattaggaTACAGCCCAGGGCATACAGTAATTATTCCAATACAACATCGCACATGCGCAGTCCATGTATTGCAACTACTAATAACAGAGAATGAAGGAAAGGTAAttgaatcatagattgaagagtatGAAGCTtacataaataaataaaataaataaataacaAGTTAGGGTGAGAGTTAAGTGTGGAGTGTTAGTGCGACTGGTAGTATTGAATCACAATGTTCTGTGTTCCTCCACCACAGGTGTTAATGTTGAAGTTTGGTGCTGCAATAGGCTTCAAAGCTTCTTTAATCGTTGGTTGATCGGAGTGCGAAGGAGCTTGGTGGTGGCGTTTGGGTGCTGGTGCTTGGAGAATGTCCGAAACAAGCTGGTGGTGCTCTTGTGTTGGTCTTTTGTACATTCGGACAGCATCTTGGCTTCGATGACCTGTTTGGAGCATGATGAGCTGTTCGTCAACATTGTTCTTAAAGAGCTCTGTTGCACAGGTGACTTTCCCTGAATGATTTGTGAAGTTCCCATCAAAGCCTGCCTGTCTGCAAAATGTTTTGACGATGTTTGAGAGCTTGTGGACACCAATCACTTGCTTCGAAAACCTAGGTGGATTATCAGCAATCGGACGTCGATAGAAGGGACCATCCTCTGGGATAAGTGACATGTAGTAGCAGAATGAAGAGACCACACATCTCTCTTCAAGGTCAGGTTTTGCATATATGTGGAGGTCTTTTGGTTGAATTTTTCGCTGGTGCAAACCTCCTTGCCAGTTCTTGCAGCTCTTGCCAACAAAGCGGAGAAATTTTCCATTGTCATCTTTTCCAATGATGAACTGGTCTTTCTGAAGATCCCTGTGCTCATCAGCGCCGCGGAGTCCAAACATCTTACAAGCGTACCAGAAAACAATGTTTATCAAACCTTCCCCAGTAGAACGAGAAAATATTCCCATTTGCCACAATTTCTCCTCCATTTCGGGAGTGATCGGCTGAGCATGCTTCCTTATATTCCCGACACCTTTCTTCGTCAGTTGCTTCATCCTTGCGTTAAGGCTCTTTCGAAGCATATCGAAGTCAGGACAATTTTCGTCGAAAAAGGAAATCTCAGGTCGTCCATTCTCGCGAAGGTGTCTCTGAATTGCAGCAACAATATTGTGGAGTGAAGTAGCAGGATACTCTTTGCTGTCCCTCCTTCTCGTCTCTTGAACAAACTTAGCTAGTGTGGTATTCATGGTGGTTATGTCCATCTGTTCGATTGGCTGAGATATATCCCTCACTGTGCACCAGTCAGTATATACCTTGAATCCCCAATTGGTGGTTTTTTTTGTCTTCTTTGGTATTCTCGTTTTTATTGCAGACTGTAGTTGGTCATCAGTAATGGGCTCTCCAAAGCGGCTGGaatgagggtggggctggtgaGAGACTGTCAACGGGTGGGGCTGAATATCTTGCAAAACGGCAGAGGGAGCTGTGTTCTCTTCCTCAGTTGTAGAGTTTGAGTTGGAGGGAGCAGTATTCTCTTCGTCTGTTGCAGAGTTGGAGTTGGAGGGAGCAGTGTTCTCTTGTTCTGTTGCTGCAACTGGAGAAGCAGAGGTGTTTACAGGAGTCTTAAGCCACTGTAAAAGGCTAGGACAGAGGGAGTTTTGTAGTTCTTTCACTTCTTCTTCAATCTCTGCATTCGCGGACGCAGTAGCTTCACGAACCATTCTTTCAATTGCTTCTTCCATTTCGTCGTACAGTTGAGTTTTGCAGAATGAATTACTGTTGCGCATCCtcgtaggtgtggtatatcctatacttattGCTAAAAAGATTGCCAAAATAAAAAAAAGTCCATAATTAACTGCTATATACGCATGCTCTCATTGAAACagtgcagccttgcagctcttttcccactcttgcagctagcgtagaatctagtgcagagctaactatactTGCAACAATATTAGACTAAGACAAGTTTTGCAACGCACCATTGCACATGCGaacaaggcataattatcagtCCCAAACTTTCTAGCCATATGTCTACCGTACCATCGCGAGAATATCCCCACCCTTAGAAGTTTaagcttattaggggactgggcgtttaatcgcgaacggcgagttttcattcatatacgcccaccctcggcctcaaatcgaggcttacactttgctctatgaTAATTCTTTATTAGTATTTTCATTTCAATACATAGTACAGTATGAATATTTCATTGTTAATCTCAGTACTCCGAGAAACATATGCTAACCTTGCTAACTACACGTACAAACTTATATCCCATTACCGCAACACTCCTTGGAGGGTGAGCCGGACCATGACTGATGACTGTGTTAGCAcgttgcataataattattgatcgaGGCAAGTGATAACCAATATAGGAAGCAAGGATCAGTGTCAGCATGCACCTAGAGATTTTAATACGATAGTAAGGTCCTCGACCGTGCTGATCCTAGTGCTATGACCAGCCCTCAGGAAAGCACATTACGAAATTGGGAGGTAAACCGGGGCAAATTGAGTACAGGGCAATGTGTGCTCGCAGCGTGACTCCTTGTCAGAGTGGATTGGCTACAGATATGTTTCACTGTGTAGCCGCTCAGAGCATAATGTGAGCCAAGTTAACAGCGTTAATTTTACGAGAACGTATGCTGTGGGATTGGGTAGTACTGGATCCTAGTAAAAAACGCGTTGCAGGGCGGCTTGAGATTTTTGGTCCAAGCAGGGGAtgtcaggggcggatccaggaattttgaaaaggggGTGCAGTTTGAAGAAAATGTTCATTAAAAAAAAAGTCAACAGATTTTTTAAAGCCCAATCAGTGTAGCTTTTCTGATCATGGATTGATTGATGACAGTATGACataagccccgtttacacgacaCCTAATCCGGGTCGAATCCGGGTCAGATTTTTCTGAGTAGTGGGCATAGTAAAATGATCACTAATTTCATTTGCGCAAACATTGGACTGATAGGAAGCTACAGGCTTACTCTAGAAACACCCACGaacatgtacaacacctcAGAATTAGCCCTTTGTGCTTACTCACAGCTAAACCGCTTCTGACACAATCTGAACCACCTCCAAAGGTGGGTTGGCTAATCCGGATTAGAACCCCGATAAGGGCCGTTTACACAAATGCGGTTAGGTTTAATCCGGATTCCAACCCGGATTAAAGGCCTCATGTAAACGGGGCTATACATAGTAGCAGGAGATAGCAGAAATAGATGATATCATATTGCTCTTCAAAAGTCTACAACTAGAGATCTTCTGCTATTCTGCATTCTGCTATAATTGATTGCTGGTCCTgcttctctaagccacaaccACTTCGTGAGCTAGTTTTATTCGAGCTGGtcagaaaggggggggggagcacATTCCCCTTGTGCCCtgcactggatccgccactggatGTCCAGTGTGGAGatcgttataattatcaggGATTAGAAACGGATAGAGCACTCTCAAAGTCGAGGCTGTGCTGTAATATAAATAAAATTCAAACTTCCTTTTAGATAGTAAACTTTCACTCTTGGTCCACAAGCAACATCAAACCACGAATAATGACCACGCGACTTATCTAGCCACCAGGGAACCACTATAACACTGACCCCACGAAGGTGCACAATTTTGCGGCAAAAATGTCCCGGTGGTTTGCCTCAAATGCACGAGGTAGTACTGTAGTAAGGGTTATCGCAGCAGCTGAGTAAGCGCTATTATGGCTAGTGAGAAGATCAAGGGTTGATGACTACTGCCGTCCACATTCGGGATGGGCCTCACTatattgtgtgtgtcagtATTGCAGATTTTCTCTCTAAATTTATTCATAGGAAGCTGTTAAGCTCGTCTGGTTCTTTCAAGAACTCAATAGAACTTCCTACAAAATGTATGCATCAAGATCTTTCAGCCAAGCCTGTGGTCAAACTCGTTTCCCGTTTCCACTAACAGTGTATGTCGAACGTAGACTCGCTAGCCAGCCCTTCCTTGGGATAAGGGACTGGTGGATTGCCTACATGtatctgagagttgtgccGATGGAATTTTAATGAGTTGCAGGACatcatgtatgacatcatccTATGGTTTGTATTTTACCAATGTCTGACGTGAGTGGGTTGCAAATGGTTACAAATAAGCTCCCCTTGCTTAGTTTGTGGAAAAGAAACCTAGAAATTATGAGAACTGGTAGTATAAGGCTACTGTCCATCCCCATATACTCTAGATTTCAAAAATAGCAATGTAAGCCGGATCAAGACAAGTGGTGCAAATCATCTACATACTAAAAGTTTTGCTAAGCTCACCGTCCCTGCTTGCTCATTTCATTTTGCACTAGCACAGTCTTGCTCATCCTGATTGATTGTCATATATTCTACCACAAAGAAACTAACCGTGGGCGtaagaatgtcacatgacattgataCTGCACTCTGATTGGTCATTACTAGATACAGGTAACGGCAAAATTCTTAGATAGGCAATCCACCAGTCCCTTACCCCAAGGAAGGCGAGTCTATGTCAAACGGCCTAGACTTTTATGCTGTTCTTTTAGGTGTGCCATGGTGTTTGTTGGCCGAGCAGAATATGTGATCCGTGTGGCCATGGGCAATGTACTATTGGCCAGTTTGCCTTGAAATTTGCTTGTTTAATGAGATATGGCATGTGAGAAACAGCGAATGCCTATATACTCTTGTGTTTGTGAGGGTTGTGCGGTGTTACGtatctaattaattagaggaatGCAACCCCGCtggttaaataataataagacatttctaataattatattgctcccCTAATTAACTACTTGGGGGTAAAGACGTGGCCTAGCCACCAGTCATAGCCCATCGGACGAAAGTCCTACCCCCAAGGAATTGAAGCatgaacacatgtacagatcAAGTGAGCGCTATGGAACGAAGTAAAGATGCTGGGAAGGATTGACGAATTGTCCAACCCCCTGCATTAGCCtgctgcataataattattgattgagGCAAAGTAATACCAATAGGGAGCAAAATCAGTGTCAGCAGAGAGTTGTACAATAGTAAGGTCCTCGACCGAGCGGATCCTGGCGCTATGACCAGCGTAATGTAAGCCCCCCAGGAAAGTGCCTTACGAAATTGTGAGGGCAAATCGAGTACAGGAAAATGTGTGCTCACCGCGTGACTCCATGTCAGAGTGGAAGTCGCTACTGATGCATGTGTCGCTGTAtagagcagtacattatagagcagcctcagcagggcagtatataattatggcgtaCAGGGCACACAGGCAGGGCATATGGAATAAGCAATAGCAATAGCAGAGCATTATGCGGGTGCACAAGTATAATGAAGCAAATGAAAATCATTTTGCTACACcctcatacatgtagtaagcgAACTATAGGCACAACTCAAGAACCACGCACCACGCCACAAACCAAAAATCCTGGAAACATGACTAGGAGCCCACAGAGAATCTCCAGTTGCACTTgcatgagcagctgtagcagtctacacgcaGGCGCACTACCAACTACCTTGCTGCGCACCGAGGcacagatgggtggggctcgctaAACACCAGGAATTAAGGCTGGAAAATGAGTGGGGCTCATATTACTTGGATAGAAGCTTAGTAATGTCTACAAGCTATACAAACAAGCTTGCCGTTCTGTTAGCTAGTTCTATCCAAGGTGAGGTATAGCTTAGGTAGCAATTGTTTTTCATTtcagtgggtataattataacacttatAGTCCACTACATTCGAATTTATGGCAATGTAAATCTTTGGCCTcagaggtttactgccataaagtataattatagtggacaATTAGTATAACATAAATatggtttgtacatgtaggaataAACAACGTCATGAAAATTAGGATATGTTTacatttttactgcattttgGGGTAACTGTCTAAGTCTATTGTATTAAGCAAAATCTAcgaagtacatgtaataattatcaccacTCACACTGTAACGTTTGACACTCAACTTAAATGAAGATCAAGACAGACAATAGTACATGAGAGAATATACGAACATGCAACCAGAAAACATGTTAAAAAAAATTCATAATCTAATTCAGAGGGCAAAATCTCCTACTGGAAGAGGAACGCCTTTGTTACcaacaaaaatatttcccaccCACACAAGATAACCGAAGAACTGTCAACTCTCTATAGCCTAAGAAAGAGGTACATATACCCCCATGCATGGCGGAACAAAACAAGGAGAGGAAGAAAAGCcagaacacatgcacaactGCCACACATGAAAATCAATACTGTATACAAGTCGATCATATACTGCCCATGCCCGAAACATAACAAGGCGTTTATAGAGCACTAAAGTTCTAACCCTCGGCTGCATGACATAAATAGATGTATACAAACCATGTagaggagtgttcagttacacacaataaagaagcaacaaactacaattctacttttactagagaccggtaaaggatcaccTCAGCTTCAAATATGTAGCtttacctcgaataaaggtcgcgtgtagagctaATTACACGGTACTTACACAGAAAGACAGAGTGAAAGACACAAAAATAAGACTAAATCGACAATAACATTATCAAGCGGAGGCACTCAGGTTGGTTAAGGCCGTTTCACAAATATTGGCCATAAATTAGAGTGCATTGCTCATTGTCTAttcattgtcattgtgtaaTGTTTTCATTGGTTATTCGGGTCCGGATAATATGTCACTAAATGAAAATAGTGCCCCAAGTATATAGGAGAGCTTCGGCAGTATATCTCTCCTATATACTATGAGGCAGTTTtataatgcacatgcattaaaCAATTTCCCCAGGTATATAATGCTCGGCACTAAATCTCTCCTATGATATGCTTTATGATTGATGGCACTAAGTCTCTCCAATAATGATATGGGATACGCTTAATGCTCGGCAAtaagtctctcctataataatatggataATGTGTAATGATTGAGGGCACTAAATCTctcctatataataatatgggagGTTCTTAATGACTGAGGGCACTAATACTCTCCTATATTACTTTAGCTTTAGGAAGGACCGTAGATACCATGGCAGTGTATCAATATGTGTGGGAGTGATACACCATCATGTGGGAATGAAGTACATAAACTCTATGGGAAATGAACTCACATTGCTCTGATTGTTGACTTGAGCCCCGATAGAAACCAGTAGTTCCACAACACTGATATGGCCTTTTTGAGCAGCTGCCATGAGAGGAGTGTTACCATCCTGTGAGAAGGGGTATACCAAGATTATCTAAACTACATTATCATAAGATTATCACAAATTCTATACGTACTTTATCAGACAGTGTTaaatatatacgtacgtaaaTACAGAGTCACATATCATTATTttttacaaaattaataactgaCAGACATTCAGTGTGTAACCAATAATTTGTAGACACTGAAATGAAACAAAATTGTGTCTAGTAGCTAATGAAAGTGCTGGTGCACCTCGtagatgtgtcaaagctatacataacataaagctactagctatattGTCCACACAGGTATCTATAATCATAATGTTCTTACGgtaattttactgcatgctaaTCACAGTGAAACTTGAAGAGTGGGAAATAATCGACCCATGGTTGATGCTAAAGAGGATGCCAGGagtacaaagtctaaaattaatgtgtgctGCAtcaactgggataaactcccacgcactggcatgcaagctattggtgggtgtggtttcctagCATGGAAACACGACTATTAGAAGCCATGCTAAGGATAAATAGCGAAAATGTGCACTCACGAACATTTTTCCGGCCAGGGAATTAGGCATAACAATAGATGGCATAGGGCACAAACGCAGGGCATATATGGTAGCGGGGCTCACATATATGTATGGTATATAGGCCATTAATagaagcaaataattatggcgtGCAGGGCACACAGGCAGGGCATATGGTATAAGCAATAGCAATAGCAATAACAGAGCATTATGCAGGAGCACAAGTATAATGAAGCAAATGAAAATTCATTTTGCTATGCACTCCTAGAAAGCGAACTATAGGCAACTCGAGAACCACGCACCATTACTGGCCGTACGTCTACTATTATAatgttatgtatacatgtatgtatgtgctaAACATGATGTATAGAATGATAAAGGATATGTTTAtatttttactgcattttgGGGTAACTGTCTAAGTCTATTGTATTAAGCAAAATCTACGAAGtacctgtaataattatgacctaatcACCACTCACACTGTAACGTTTGACACCGAAGATCAAGACAATAGTACACGAGAGAATATGCAAACATGCAACCAGAAAAcatgtgaaaaaaaaattcATAATCTAATTCAGAGGGCACAATCTCCTACTGGAAGAGGAACGCCTCGCCTTTGTTGCcatcaaaaatatttcccacccacacaacatAACCGAAGAACTGTCAACTCTCTATAGCCTAAGAAAGAGATACATATACCCCCATGCATAGCGGAACAAAACAAGGAGAGGAGGAAAGCcagaacacatgcacaactGCCACACATGGAAAtcaatactatatacacatggcCCAAGTCCATCATATACTGCTCATGCCCGAAACATAACAAGGCATTTATTATAGCCCCAGCTAatttaactagagcactaaagtgctaaccctcggctgcaTGACATAAATAGATGTATACAAACCATGcagaggagtgttcagttacacacaataaagaagcaacacactacaattctacttttaatagagaccggtaaaggatcacctcagctgcaaatgtgtagctctacctcgaataaagatCGCGTGTAGAGCTAATTACAAAAAGACAGAGTAAAAGACACACTAAATCGACAATAACATTATCAAGCGGAGGCATCCGTGCATGCGTATTAATCATGGTGGTCCTTTCAACATGCATGGGTGCTGACTTGCTAAAATCCATCTTTTAAATTGCCCGAGGATTGCCCGAGGGACAAAAGCAATCcatattgcgcatgcgcaatatggattgctttgctgaatcagcaataattttattaataaactgctcaagacaatggccactgcaaagaaaacgaagaaagagctcacaagactcggAGAGATAAAAGAccattctagctagcagcttcccttctggccatagtaatatcataatacatgtataaaagtgtcttcgttaatgatattcataatcaattaatgacatccgttaatccggaaatttcatgtattcggatggggtctggtccggctctattcggattagcgaggttctactgtacccaTAATACGACCAATCACCACTCACACTGTAACGTTTAACACTCAACTTAAAAATAAGATCAAGACAATAGTGCATGAGAGAATATACGAACATGCAACCAGAAAACATGTGAAAAATTATAATCTAATTCAGAGGGCACAATCTCCTACTGGAAGAGGAACGCTTTCGTTACCAAAAAGGAGATTTCCCATCCACACAACATAaagaactaccaactacctaTAGCCTAAGAAAGAGGTACCATGCATAGTGGAACAAAACGAGGAGAGGAGGAAAAgctacaacacatgcacaactgCCACACATGAAAAtcaatactatatacacacggCCCAAGTCCATCATATATACTGCTCATGCCCGAAACGTTTATTATAGCCCCAGCTAATTAACTAGAGCACTttaaagtgctaaccctcggccgTTGCATGAcaaaaaagaggaggggctgtcagtaaaatagactactgcgcatgcgcaatccatattgctttgctgaatcagcaataattttattaataaactgctcaagacaatggccactgcaaagaaaacgaagaaagagctcacaagactcggAGAGATAAAAGAccattctagctagcagcttcccttctggccacagtaatatcataatacatgtataaaagtgtcttcgttatGTCTTTAATTCAGTTTTCCTGCAGGTAGCTATAGGAGTGGAGGCTTGCCTAAAAAGAATGTGTACAAAAAGTTAAGGGAGTATGGAATTCCTTCTACAGTAACAAACGAGTTTTtggctgacataattattatgcctcaaggcgtagccgcaagagggatacggtaaagctgactgcaGCGTGTGACAAATAgtttgtacataattgtgtacattaattataggcACCGAAAAAATCATGTCTAGTATGAAAAaggatagctataattataaatggttTGTATACTTATTCAGCCCCAAAGCGATACCGTAACGATATACACAAATACATTTAAGAGCCCTACATACATTGCACAAACCAATTGCTCACTTTATTCTGGCTGTTGACTTGAGCCCTCACAGAAACCAGTAGttccacaacactgagatggccttcttgagcagctaCTATGAGAGGAGTGAAACCA
The Halichondria panicea chromosome 11, odHalPani1.1, whole genome shotgun sequence DNA segment above includes these coding regions:
- the LOC135344357 gene encoding uncharacterized protein KIAA1958 homolog, producing the protein MRNSNSFCKTQLYDEMEEAIERMVREATASANAEIEEEVKELQNSLCPSLLQWLKTPVNTSASPVAATEQENTAPSNSNSATDEENTAPSNSNSTTEEENTAPSAVLQDIQPHPLTVSHQPHPHSSRFGEPITDDQLQSAIKTRIPKKTKKTTNWGFKVYTDWCTVRDISQPIEQMDITTMNTTLAKFVQETRRRDSKEYPATSLHNIVAAIQRHLRENGRPEISFFDENCPDFDMLRKSLNARMKQLTKKGVGNIRKHAQPITPEMEEKLWQMGIFSRSTGEGLINIVFWYACKMFGLRGADEHRDLQKDQFIIGKDDNGKFLRFVGKSCKNWQGGLHQRKIQPKDLHIYAKPDLEERCVVSSFCYYMSLIPEDGPFYRRPIADNPPRFSKQVIGVHKLSNIVKTFCRQAGFDGNFTNHSGKVTCATELFKNNVDEQLIMLQTGHRSQDAVRMYKRPTQEHHQLVSDILQAPAPKRHHQAPSHSDQPTIKEALKPIAAPNFNINTCGGGTQNIVIQYYQSH